In one window of Nocardiopsis aegyptia DNA:
- a CDS encoding HAD family hydrolase, protein MSEPITLNRDTSAAETGRRLQAVLLDMDGTLIESEHLWGESESELVSELGGVWTEEDHARNVGNAADPVARYIIDLTGADLSPRQVARKLYAKFRSKLEGGARLRPGAKELVRTISEAGVPVALVTSTERELIEAAIGGIGLESFDDSVAGDEVAANKPDPDPYLRAARRLGVDARRCVAFEDSLVGVTAAADAGCVTVAVPDHVVIPAREGVVFRDSLVGVDMEWLESLVADR, encoded by the coding sequence ATGAGCGAACCGATCACGCTGAACCGAGACACGTCCGCGGCCGAGACCGGGAGGCGGCTCCAGGCGGTCCTGCTGGACATGGACGGCACGCTCATCGAGAGCGAGCACCTGTGGGGCGAGTCCGAGTCGGAACTGGTCTCCGAGCTGGGCGGGGTGTGGACCGAGGAGGACCACGCGCGCAACGTCGGCAACGCGGCCGACCCCGTGGCCCGGTACATCATCGACCTGACCGGTGCCGACCTCAGCCCGCGCCAGGTCGCGCGCAAGCTGTACGCGAAGTTCCGGAGCAAGCTGGAGGGCGGTGCCCGGCTGCGTCCGGGCGCCAAGGAGCTGGTCCGGACGATCTCCGAGGCGGGCGTCCCGGTCGCCCTGGTGACCTCCACCGAGCGCGAGCTGATCGAGGCCGCCATCGGAGGGATCGGCCTGGAGAGCTTCGACGACTCCGTGGCCGGTGACGAGGTCGCCGCCAACAAGCCCGACCCCGACCCCTACCTGCGGGCCGCCCGCCGCCTGGGCGTCGACGCCCGCCGCTGCGTGGCCTTCGAGGACTCCCTGGTCGGCGTGACCGCCGCGGCCGACGCCGGGTGCGTGACCGTCGCCGTGCCCGACCACGTGGTGATCCCCGCGCGCGAGGGCGTGGTCTTCCGCGACAGCCTGGTGGGCGTGGACATGGAGTGGCTGGAGTCCCTGGTCGCCGACCGCTGA
- the gndA gene encoding NADP-dependent phosphogluconate dehydrogenase yields MSTQAQIGVTGLAVMGRNLARNLARNGFTVAVHNRTAARTDALVAEFGEEGDFVATRTAKEFVAALERPRRLVVMVKAGEPTDAVIDEFAPLLEPGDMIIDGGNAHFADTRRRERLLRERDLHFVGTGISGGEEGALHGPSIMPGGSAESYAVLGPILERIAAKAEDGTPCVSHVGPDGAGHFVKMVHNGIEYADMQLIGEAYQLLRDVAGYTPGRISDIFRTWNTGRLDSYLIEITAEVLAHVDEYTGKPFVDVVADAAEQKGTGRWTVQTALDLGVPVSGIAEAVFARSLSGHVPLREASRSLEGPTPRALSEEEAAAFADRVEQALYASKIMSYTQGFHEITAGAEEYGWGIDPGAVAALWRGGCIIRAAFLDRIRAAYDTRPDLPSLLSDATFAREVADAQDDWREVMVAATRQGVPAPGFAAALAYYDALRAERLPAALVQGQRDFFGAHTYRRTDREGSFHTLWGGDRSEVEA; encoded by the coding sequence ATGAGCACGCAAGCGCAGATCGGTGTCACCGGACTCGCGGTCATGGGCCGCAACCTCGCCCGCAACCTGGCCCGGAACGGCTTCACCGTCGCGGTCCACAACCGCACCGCCGCCCGCACCGACGCCCTGGTCGCGGAGTTCGGCGAGGAGGGCGACTTCGTCGCGACCCGCACCGCCAAGGAGTTCGTCGCCGCGCTGGAGCGCCCGCGCCGCCTCGTGGTCATGGTCAAGGCCGGAGAGCCCACCGACGCGGTCATCGACGAGTTCGCGCCCCTGCTGGAGCCCGGCGACATGATCATCGACGGCGGCAACGCGCACTTCGCCGACACCCGCCGCCGTGAGCGCCTCCTGCGCGAGCGGGACCTGCACTTCGTCGGCACCGGCATCTCCGGCGGCGAGGAGGGCGCCCTGCACGGGCCCAGCATCATGCCGGGCGGCTCGGCGGAGTCCTACGCCGTGCTCGGCCCCATCCTGGAGCGGATCGCCGCCAAGGCCGAGGACGGCACGCCGTGCGTGTCCCACGTGGGCCCCGACGGCGCGGGCCACTTCGTGAAGATGGTGCACAACGGCATCGAGTACGCCGACATGCAGCTGATCGGCGAGGCCTACCAGCTGCTCCGCGACGTGGCGGGCTACACCCCGGGCCGGATCTCCGACATCTTCCGCACCTGGAACACCGGCCGGCTGGACTCGTACCTGATCGAGATCACCGCCGAGGTGCTCGCGCACGTGGACGAGTACACCGGGAAGCCGTTCGTGGACGTGGTCGCCGACGCAGCCGAGCAGAAGGGGACCGGCCGCTGGACCGTGCAGACCGCGCTCGACCTGGGGGTGCCGGTCTCCGGCATCGCCGAGGCGGTCTTCGCGCGCTCGCTGTCGGGCCACGTGCCGCTGCGCGAGGCGTCGCGGTCCCTGGAGGGGCCCACGCCCCGGGCCCTGTCGGAGGAGGAGGCCGCCGCCTTCGCCGACCGCGTCGAGCAGGCGCTCTACGCCTCGAAGATCATGTCCTACACCCAGGGCTTCCACGAGATCACCGCGGGCGCCGAGGAGTACGGCTGGGGCATCGACCCGGGCGCGGTCGCCGCCCTGTGGCGCGGCGGGTGCATCATCCGGGCCGCGTTCCTGGACCGCATCCGCGCCGCCTACGACACCCGCCCCGACCTGCCGAGTCTGCTGTCGGACGCCACGTTCGCCCGTGAGGTCGCCGACGCCCAGGACGACTGGCGCGAGGTCATGGTGGCGGCCACCCGCCAGGGCGTGCCCGCGCCGGGCTTCGCCGCCGCGCTGGCCTACTACGACGCGCTGCGCGCCGAGCGTCTGCCCGCCGCGCTCGTCCAGGGCCAGCGGGACTTCTTCGGCGCCCACACCTACCGGCGCACGGACCGGGAGGGCTCCTTCCACACCCTCTGGGGCGGCGACCGCTCCGAGGTCGAGGCCTAG
- a CDS encoding PhoX family protein → MAHHDHDPAHPTRRRALLTTAGLGALGAGALAGGPPALAARLAAPVADPLGGSRLSFAPVPVTRDDEVTVPEGYTLRVLAPWGAPIGPRSPRWRPDASDTATAAVRQVGTGHGGVQYVPLSPGHDGNRRGLLVLSHATADPVLLHADGGESPTAARTAKEIASLGVTVLRIELSDGRWRVRADGLNRRLTPASPVAFSGPLDGHSALDTGAEALGVLGGFAHAATPWGTFLTGEDTIADAFGTDDRRWRPTPGQQRYGLSADAFAYGWHAHQPRFDLAETPDEVHRFGWAVEVDPFAPDAAPVKRTALGRLAARGAEVTESRGHAVVYLSDDAHLYKFVTARPWRDMRDATTSPLDEGTLHAARLDAEGTGVWIPLVHGREGLRSAFRDQADVLLRAREAADAVGATTLRRPGRPAVHPVTGTVYCPESGGPDGGRVLAWTEGAGDHGAAVMSWREFVRPGQGTDAAGSAFGAPGGVHCGVDGRLWITTDVGAVADRDRRVQLGNSALLCADPETGEVRRFLTGPPGCAISGVSSTPDQGTLFVTVHGPGSAGPGEGGPTADDPRAVSNWPGFDPRGRPRSAVVVVSRRDGGRVGT, encoded by the coding sequence ATGGCGCACCACGACCACGACCCCGCGCACCCCACCCGGCGCCGGGCCCTGCTCACCACCGCCGGACTCGGCGCCCTGGGGGCAGGCGCCCTCGCCGGCGGCCCACCCGCCCTCGCCGCCCGGCTCGCCGCCCCCGTCGCCGATCCGCTCGGCGGCTCCCGCCTCTCCTTCGCCCCGGTCCCGGTCACCCGCGACGACGAGGTCACCGTCCCCGAGGGCTACACCCTCCGCGTCCTGGCGCCCTGGGGCGCCCCGATCGGTCCGCGCAGCCCGCGCTGGCGGCCCGACGCCTCCGACACCGCCACCGCGGCCGTGCGCCAGGTCGGCACCGGGCACGGCGGCGTGCAGTACGTGCCGCTGAGCCCCGGCCACGACGGGAACCGGCGCGGCCTGCTGGTCCTGAGCCACGCCACCGCCGACCCCGTGCTCCTGCACGCCGACGGGGGCGAGTCCCCGACCGCCGCGCGCACCGCCAAGGAGATCGCCTCGCTCGGCGTCACCGTGCTGCGGATCGAACTGAGCGACGGGCGCTGGCGGGTGCGGGCCGACGGGCTCAACCGCCGCCTGACCCCCGCCTCGCCCGTCGCCTTCTCCGGCCCCCTGGACGGGCACTCCGCACTGGACACCGGGGCCGAGGCCCTCGGCGTCCTCGGCGGCTTCGCCCACGCCGCCACCCCCTGGGGCACCTTCCTGACCGGGGAGGACACCATCGCGGACGCCTTCGGTACCGACGACCGCCGGTGGCGGCCCACACCCGGCCAGCAGCGCTACGGCCTGAGCGCCGACGCCTTCGCCTACGGCTGGCACGCCCACCAGCCGCGCTTCGACCTCGCGGAGACGCCCGACGAGGTCCACCGCTTCGGCTGGGCCGTGGAGGTCGACCCCTTCGCCCCGGACGCCGCCCCCGTCAAGCGCACCGCCCTCGGGCGCCTGGCCGCCCGCGGAGCCGAGGTGACCGAGTCGCGTGGGCACGCGGTGGTCTACCTCAGCGACGACGCGCACCTGTACAAGTTCGTCACCGCCCGCCCCTGGCGCGACATGCGCGACGCCACCACCAGCCCGCTCGACGAGGGGACCCTCCACGCGGCCCGGCTGGACGCCGAGGGAACCGGTGTCTGGATCCCGCTCGTCCACGGCCGCGAGGGCCTGCGCTCCGCGTTCCGGGACCAGGCCGACGTCCTGTTGCGGGCCCGCGAGGCCGCTGACGCCGTGGGCGCCACCACGCTGCGCCGCCCGGGCCGGCCCGCCGTGCACCCCGTGACCGGCACGGTCTACTGCCCCGAGAGCGGAGGGCCGGACGGGGGCCGGGTGCTGGCCTGGACCGAGGGCGCCGGCGACCACGGGGCGGCCGTGATGAGCTGGCGGGAGTTCGTCCGCCCCGGCCAGGGCACGGACGCCGCCGGATCGGCGTTCGGCGCACCGGGGGGCGTGCACTGCGGTGTCGACGGCCGGCTCTGGATCACCACCGACGTGGGCGCCGTGGCCGACCGGGACCGCCGCGTCCAGCTGGGCAACAGCGCCCTGCTCTGTGCCGACCCCGAGACGGGCGAGGTCCGCCGCTTCCTCACCGGGCCGCCCGGATGCGCCATCTCGGGCGTGAGCTCCACCCCCGACCAGGGCACCCTGTTCGTCACCGTGCACGGGCCCGGCTCGGCCGGTCCGGGCGAGGGCGGGCCCACGGCGGACGACCCCCGGGCGGTGAGCAACTGGCCCGGTTTCGACCCGCGGGGGCGCCCCCGCTCCGCCGTGGTCGTGGTCAGCCGCCGCGACGGCGGCCGCGTCGGCACCTGA
- a CDS encoding cellulose synthase, which produces MPDDLTATAGLSLGAALTIVGLLITFFVWRRKGVASGLRGVAWSLLPLAAGLLGLMNAIWQFVLSLVGIVAGLAFNPLVWAGVVMVGVSVVLYVVSGFMRARGAGTSPRGAAKGEGSAKGAGGAKAAGPAAAPAGQVGAKAPKKSGGDDLSDFSDIEDLLRKRGID; this is translated from the coding sequence ATGCCTGACGACCTCACAGCAACCGCCGGCCTTTCCCTGGGAGCCGCCCTCACCATCGTGGGGCTGCTCATCACCTTCTTCGTGTGGCGTCGCAAGGGCGTCGCCTCGGGACTGCGCGGTGTGGCGTGGTCCCTGCTGCCGCTGGCCGCGGGTCTGCTCGGCCTGATGAACGCCATCTGGCAGTTCGTGCTCAGCCTCGTGGGCATCGTGGCCGGGCTGGCGTTCAACCCGCTCGTCTGGGCGGGTGTGGTCATGGTGGGCGTCTCGGTGGTCCTCTACGTCGTCTCGGGGTTCATGCGCGCGCGGGGCGCGGGCACCTCCCCGCGCGGGGCCGCCAAGGGCGAGGGCAGCGCGAAGGGCGCGGGCGGCGCGAAGGCCGCCGGGCCCGCCGCGGCACCCGCAGGCCAGGTCGGCGCCAAGGCGCCGAAGAAGTCCGGGGGCGACGACCTCTCTGACTTCAGCGACATCGAGGACCTGCTGCGCAAGAGGGGCATCGACTGA
- a CDS encoding ABC transporter substrate-binding protein, producing the protein MRKRTLGFVALGAAASIFLSACGGGESSGGGSADGAGYNLAETEIVNASDATGGTLRYAMAQDWDSVDPGNTYYGFSWNFSRYYARTLLSYNNEPGENATDLVPDTAAGMPEPNEDFTEWTVQIQEGLKYEDGSEITAQDIKYGIIRGDFNGGTLANGPSYFAQKLDADPEFNVFESSDPLGEFDAIETPDDHTLVFKLKESFSEFPNILIMPQTAPVPVDADRGELYQQHVLSSGPYKFDGDYEPGVGLKLERNEHWDPETDTLRSALPDNIEVTLGISQDEVDERLVNGDIDVDLGGTGVGPAMHSRLADDADARPNMDNLYSGALRYVNIHTPVIEDVACRQAIMYAANRDSMHRAWGGELGGDIATNLLPPALPGSDPESDLYPSEDNKGDLESAEAKLEECGEPDGFETVIAAREGRDKDVQTAQALQEALSRVGIETTIETYPAGDFFGQYAGSQDFVRENNIGMSVSGWIPDWATGYGFAQPITDGAAITETGNYNTAEIDDPEINELWEESMRTEDPEERASIYNQIDTLVMEQAAILPVVFDRQMYYRSNELTNVYFQPGYAMYDFMALGVDRG; encoded by the coding sequence TTGAGGAAACGCACCCTCGGCTTCGTCGCGCTCGGCGCGGCGGCATCCATCTTCCTGTCCGCCTGCGGCGGCGGCGAGAGCTCCGGCGGCGGCAGCGCCGACGGCGCCGGCTACAACCTCGCGGAGACGGAGATCGTCAACGCCTCGGACGCCACCGGCGGCACCCTGCGCTACGCCATGGCGCAGGACTGGGACTCCGTCGACCCCGGCAACACCTACTACGGCTTCAGTTGGAACTTCTCGCGCTACTACGCGCGCACCCTGCTCTCCTACAACAACGAGCCGGGCGAGAACGCCACCGACCTGGTCCCGGACACGGCCGCGGGCATGCCCGAGCCGAACGAGGACTTCACCGAGTGGACCGTGCAGATCCAGGAGGGCCTCAAGTACGAGGACGGCTCCGAGATCACCGCCCAGGACATCAAGTACGGCATCATCCGCGGTGACTTCAACGGCGGCACGCTGGCCAACGGCCCGAGCTACTTCGCCCAGAAGCTCGACGCCGACCCGGAGTTCAACGTCTTCGAGTCCTCGGACCCGCTCGGCGAGTTCGACGCCATCGAGACCCCGGACGACCACACCCTGGTCTTCAAGCTCAAGGAGAGCTTCTCGGAGTTCCCCAACATCCTGATCATGCCGCAGACGGCCCCCGTGCCGGTCGACGCGGACCGCGGTGAGCTCTACCAGCAGCACGTCCTCTCCTCGGGCCCCTACAAGTTCGACGGCGACTACGAGCCGGGCGTGGGCCTGAAGCTGGAGCGCAACGAGCACTGGGACCCCGAGACCGACACGCTCCGCAGCGCGCTGCCCGACAACATCGAGGTCACCCTCGGCATCAGCCAGGACGAGGTCGACGAGCGCCTGGTCAACGGCGACATCGACGTCGACCTGGGCGGCACCGGTGTGGGCCCGGCCATGCACAGCCGCCTGGCTGACGACGCGGACGCGCGTCCCAACATGGACAACCTGTACTCGGGCGCGCTGCGCTACGTGAACATCCACACGCCCGTGATCGAGGACGTGGCCTGCCGCCAGGCGATCATGTACGCGGCCAACCGCGACAGCATGCACCGTGCCTGGGGCGGCGAGCTGGGCGGCGACATCGCCACCAACCTGCTGCCGCCGGCCCTGCCCGGTTCCGACCCGGAGAGCGACCTGTACCCCTCCGAGGACAACAAGGGCGACCTGGAGTCCGCGGAGGCCAAGCTCGAGGAGTGCGGCGAGCCGGACGGCTTCGAGACCGTCATCGCCGCCCGCGAGGGCCGCGACAAGGACGTGCAGACCGCCCAGGCGCTGCAGGAGGCCCTGAGCCGCGTCGGTATCGAGACCACCATCGAGACCTACCCGGCCGGTGACTTCTTCGGTCAGTACGCCGGTTCCCAGGACTTCGTCCGTGAGAACAACATCGGCATGAGCGTCTCCGGCTGGATCCCCGACTGGGCCACCGGTTACGGCTTCGCCCAGCCGATCACCGACGGTGCGGCGATCACCGAGACCGGCAACTACAACACCGCCGAGATCGACGACCCGGAGATCAACGAGCTCTGGGAGGAGTCCATGCGGACCGAGGACCCGGAGGAGCGTGCCTCGATCTACAACCAGATCGACACGCTGGTGATGGAGCAGGCCGCCATCCTCCCCGTGGTCTTCGACCGCCAGATGTACTACCGCTCCAACGAGCTGACCAACGTCTACTTCCAGCCCGGCTACGCCATGTACGACTTCATGGCCCTGGGCGTCGACCGCGGTTAG
- a CDS encoding type B 50S ribosomal protein L31 encodes MKPGIHPDYRPIVFRDRAADFAFLTRSTATSEKTVEWTDGRTYPVIDVEISSASHPFYTGTARVVDTAGRVERFQRRYQRKR; translated from the coding sequence ATGAAGCCCGGCATCCACCCCGACTACCGGCCGATCGTCTTCCGCGACCGCGCGGCCGACTTCGCGTTCCTCACCCGGTCCACCGCCACCAGCGAGAAGACCGTGGAGTGGACCGACGGCCGGACCTACCCCGTCATCGACGTGGAGATCTCCAGCGCCAGCCATCCCTTCTACACCGGTACCGCCCGCGTGGTGGACACCGCCGGCCGGGTGGAGCGCTTCCAGCGCCGCTACCAGCGCAAGCGCTGA
- a CDS encoding ABC transporter permease yields MLTYILRRLGAGVLLLAIVTMVTFWIFFVLPKWAGVTPQGMAAMYVGKAPTPEALEATVERLGLDQPVAVQFYNFVKDLLFGAEFTFGRETVECAAPCLGYSFTTNTPVLEQILNRLPVTMSLAAGAAVMWVVGGVAVGVLSAVKKGSVFDRIAMSLALVGVSLPIYFTGLMSLAFLVHSWNLFPVPRYVPLGEDPIGWFQVMFLPWVTLAFLHAAQYARQTRAGMLETLGEDYIRTARAKGLSERRVILKHALRPTLTPIVTIFGLDIGLVLGGAILTETTFSLNGIGKYAIDAIVSKDLPVIIGVTLMGAFFIVLCNLIVDLLYPIVDPRVRIAS; encoded by the coding sequence ATGCTGACTTACATTCTTCGCCGCCTGGGCGCGGGCGTGCTGCTGCTCGCCATCGTGACGATGGTGACCTTCTGGATCTTCTTCGTCCTGCCCAAGTGGGCTGGCGTGACCCCGCAGGGCATGGCCGCCATGTACGTGGGCAAGGCGCCCACCCCGGAGGCGCTCGAGGCCACGGTGGAGCGGCTCGGCCTGGACCAGCCGGTCGCCGTCCAGTTCTACAACTTCGTCAAGGACCTGCTCTTCGGCGCCGAGTTCACCTTCGGCCGCGAGACCGTGGAGTGCGCGGCTCCGTGCCTGGGCTACTCCTTCACCACGAACACCCCTGTCCTGGAGCAGATCCTCAACCGGCTCCCGGTCACGATGTCCCTGGCCGCCGGCGCGGCGGTCATGTGGGTCGTCGGCGGTGTCGCGGTCGGCGTCCTGTCGGCCGTCAAGAAGGGCAGCGTCTTCGACCGGATCGCCATGTCCCTGGCCCTGGTCGGCGTGTCCCTGCCGATCTACTTCACCGGTCTGATGTCCCTGGCCTTCCTGGTGCACTCCTGGAACCTCTTCCCGGTTCCGCGCTACGTGCCCCTCGGCGAGGACCCCATCGGCTGGTTCCAGGTCATGTTCCTGCCCTGGGTGACCCTGGCCTTCCTGCACGCCGCGCAGTACGCCCGGCAGACCCGCGCGGGCATGCTGGAGACGCTGGGCGAGGACTACATCCGTACCGCACGGGCCAAGGGCCTCAGCGAGCGCCGGGTCATCCTCAAGCACGCGCTGCGCCCGACGCTCACTCCCATCGTGACGATCTTCGGCCTGGACATCGGCCTGGTCCTGGGCGGCGCCATCCTGACCGAGACGACGTTCTCGCTGAACGGCATCGGCAAGTACGCGATCGACGCCATCGTCTCCAAGGACCTGCCGGTGATCATCGGCGTGACGCTGATGGGCGCGTTCTTCATCGTGCTCTGCAACCTGATCGTCGACCTCCTCTACCCGATCGTCGACCCGCGGGTGCGGATCGCGAGCTAG
- the rpmG gene encoding 50S ribosomal protein L33 yields MARNEVRPIIKLKSTAGTGYTYVTRKNRRNTPDRLVLKKYDPRARRHVEFREER; encoded by the coding sequence ATGGCGCGCAACGAGGTCCGCCCCATCATCAAGCTCAAGTCCACCGCCGGAACCGGCTACACCTACGTGACCCGCAAGAACCGGCGCAACACGCCCGACCGGCTCGTCCTCAAGAAGTACGACCCCAGGGCCCGCCGCCACGTCGAGTTCCGCGAGGAACGCTGA
- a CDS encoding ABC transporter ATP-binding protein: protein MVSTEPVVRVDDLRVTFPTMDGDVHAVNGLSFEVPAGGALGIVGESGSGKSVTSLALMGLHRGSRARITGAIEVVGKNVVTASDKELRRMRGNDIAMVFQDPMQSLHPQYTIGNQLVEAYRIHHPKATKAQAHARAVESLERVGIPEPAKRINSYPHEFSGGMRQRVVIAMGLMCDPKVLLADEPTTALDVTVQAQVLDLLDELRRDLGMGLILVSHDLAVVAGSVDEVVVMRKGVAVERGDVRTVLSAPEHPYTQALLDAVPRVEVSRAQRRASDRADRAERDTKAGSTPTAPADFQAFTPGGSSSGDTPLLRVEDVAQRFKVRGGLWGRSTDFWAVKGVSFELRQGETLGVVGESGSGKSTLSRMIMRLLEPTRGRVEFEGRDITHLSDRELRPLRRDVQMVFQNPYSSLNPRVTVGDAIGTALKVQGERDGKKVRARVQELLERVGLEPGHYNRFPHAFSGGQRQRIAIARALILKPKLIICDEPVSALDVSTQDQVLRLLSELQDDFGLTYIFVAHDLAVVRQVSDRVAVMRKGEIVEMGDSDSVYTSPSSEYTRQLLTAAPLLDPDEARRHRAEREAAKRARVA, encoded by the coding sequence ATGGTCTCGACCGAGCCCGTCGTCCGCGTGGACGACCTGCGGGTGACGTTCCCGACGATGGACGGCGACGTCCATGCCGTGAACGGGTTGTCCTTCGAGGTGCCCGCGGGCGGCGCCCTGGGGATCGTGGGCGAGTCGGGCTCGGGCAAGAGCGTGACGTCGCTGGCGCTGATGGGCCTGCACCGCGGCAGCCGGGCCAGGATCACCGGCGCGATCGAGGTCGTGGGCAAGAACGTGGTCACGGCCTCGGACAAGGAGCTGCGCCGGATGCGCGGCAACGACATCGCGATGGTCTTCCAGGACCCGATGCAGTCGCTGCACCCGCAGTACACGATCGGCAACCAGCTGGTGGAGGCCTACCGCATCCACCACCCCAAGGCCACCAAGGCGCAGGCGCACGCCAGGGCGGTGGAGTCGCTGGAGCGGGTCGGGATCCCCGAGCCGGCCAAGCGGATCAACTCCTACCCGCACGAGTTCTCCGGCGGTATGCGCCAGCGGGTGGTGATCGCGATGGGTCTGATGTGCGATCCCAAGGTGCTGCTGGCCGATGAGCCGACCACGGCGCTGGACGTGACGGTGCAGGCCCAGGTGCTGGACCTGTTGGACGAGCTGCGCCGCGACCTGGGCATGGGTTTGATCCTGGTCTCGCACGACCTGGCGGTGGTGGCGGGGTCGGTGGACGAGGTCGTGGTGATGCGCAAGGGCGTGGCGGTGGAGCGCGGGGACGTGCGCACGGTGCTGTCCGCTCCGGAGCACCCCTACACGCAAGCTTTGTTGGACGCGGTACCCCGCGTGGAGGTCTCCCGCGCCCAGCGCCGCGCCAGCGACCGCGCCGACCGTGCCGAGCGCGACACCAAGGCCGGCAGCACCCCCACCGCCCCCGCCGACTTCCAGGCCTTCACGCCCGGCGGCTCCTCCTCCGGTGACACCCCTCTGCTGCGGGTGGAGGATGTGGCGCAGCGGTTCAAGGTGCGCGGCGGGCTGTGGGGTCGTTCGACGGACTTCTGGGCGGTCAAGGGTGTCTCGTTCGAGCTGCGCCAGGGCGAGACGCTGGGCGTGGTGGGCGAGTCGGGGTCGGGCAAGTCGACGCTGTCGCGGATGATCATGCGGTTGCTGGAGCCCACCCGGGGCCGGGTGGAGTTCGAGGGCCGCGACATCACGCACCTGTCCGACCGTGAGCTGCGCCCGCTGCGCCGGGACGTGCAGATGGTGTTCCAGAACCCGTACTCGTCGTTGAACCCGCGGGTGACGGTGGGGGATGCGATCGGGACCGCGTTGAAGGTGCAGGGCGAGCGCGACGGCAAGAAGGTGCGTGCGCGGGTGCAGGAGCTGCTGGAGCGGGTGGGGTTGGAGCCGGGTCACTACAACCGGTTCCCGCACGCGTTCTCCGGTGGTCAGCGCCAGCGGATCGCGATCGCGCGGGCGCTGATCCTGAAGCCGAAGCTGATCATCTGTGACGAGCCGGTCTCGGCGTTGGACGTGTCGACGCAGGACCAGGTGTTGCGGTTGCTCTCGGAGTTGCAGGACGACTTCGGGTTGACCTACATCTTCGTGGCCCATGATCTGGCGGTGGTGCGCCAGGTCTCGGACCGGGTCGCGGTGATGAGGAAGGGCGAGATCGTGGAGATGGGTGACAGCGACAGTGTGTACACCTCGCCGAGCAGCGAGTACACGCGTCAGCTGTTGACGGCGGCGCCGTTGCTGGATCCGGACGAGGCCCGCCGCCACCGCGCCGAACGCGAGGCGGCCAAGCGCGCCCGGGTCGCCTGA
- a CDS encoding ABC transporter permease: MSAPSHAPESADPPASDVEDSGAKPASEHGDSDNRSLRQIAWQRLRRDKVAMVSGVVVVLLILAAALAPLLVKWFGYPPTEYHQDLIDAGTRLPFKDPENPTDAEGFAITDPWGGISADHWLGLEPTTGRDLFSRLLYGAQISLLVAFLSTLLCVVIGTVLGIIAGYKGGWVDTLISRAMDIFLAFPLMLFAIALVGVIPDGVLGLTGNGLRVGIIVFIIGFFNWPYIARIVRGQTLSLREREFVEAARSLGASNRHILVKEILPNLVTPIIVYSTLLIPTNILFEAALSFLGVGINPPTPSWGKMLSEAIDFYENGPYFIVYPGLAIFITVLAFNLFGDGLRDAFDPKTSD; this comes from the coding sequence ATGAGTGCGCCCTCGCATGCCCCCGAGTCGGCGGACCCGCCCGCGAGCGACGTCGAGGACTCCGGCGCGAAGCCCGCGAGCGAGCACGGTGACTCGGACAACCGGTCACTGCGCCAGATCGCCTGGCAGCGGCTGCGGCGCGACAAGGTCGCCATGGTCTCCGGCGTGGTCGTCGTCCTGCTCATCCTGGCCGCGGCCCTCGCGCCGCTGCTGGTCAAGTGGTTCGGCTACCCGCCCACCGAGTACCACCAGGACCTCATCGACGCGGGGACCCGGCTGCCCTTCAAGGACCCGGAGAACCCCACCGACGCGGAGGGCTTCGCGATCACCGACCCGTGGGGCGGCATCAGCGCCGACCACTGGCTCGGGCTCGAACCCACCACCGGCCGTGACCTGTTCAGCCGCCTGCTCTACGGCGCGCAGATCTCGCTCCTGGTCGCCTTCCTGTCCACCCTGCTGTGCGTGGTCATCGGCACGGTCCTCGGCATCATCGCCGGGTACAAGGGCGGCTGGGTCGACACCCTGATCAGCCGGGCCATGGACATCTTCCTGGCCTTCCCGCTGATGCTCTTCGCCATCGCGCTCGTGGGCGTCATCCCCGACGGTGTCCTGGGCCTGACCGGCAACGGGCTGCGCGTCGGCATCATCGTCTTCATCATCGGGTTCTTCAACTGGCCCTACATCGCCCGCATCGTCCGCGGACAGACGCTCTCCCTGCGTGAGCGCGAGTTCGTCGAGGCGGCCCGCAGCCTGGGCGCCAGCAACCGGCACATCCTGGTCAAGGAGATCCTCCCCAACCTGGTCACGCCGATCATCGTGTACTCCACGCTGCTCATCCCGACCAACATCCTGTTCGAGGCGGCGCTGAGCTTCCTGGGCGTGGGCATCAACCCGCCCACTCCGAGCTGGGGAAAGATGCTGTCCGAGGCGATCGACTTCTACGAGAACGGTCCCTACTTCATCGTCTACCCCGGCCTCGCCATCTTCATCACCGTGCTGGCCTTCAACCTCTTCGGTGACGGCCTCCGCGACGCCTTCGACCCCAAGACCTCGGACTGA